AACTAGGAAGATAATTCCAAGCCATATAAATTGATTCTAAATGTGTTGTCCCCAGAAGACAGTACTCTCCAGCTGTCAAGCACAAAATGAAGAACAAATTCCATCATGTACTAAAAAATCATTTGGGGGAAAACTAATCTATTACTTCCAttcatcaaaaatatattttacaatgcATTAATTGTGTATTTGAGTACCTAAGAATATCTTACACAATTTGAAGAGAATACAATGGAATAAATTAGTTACCCAATTGAGAAAGTACAGTTCATTGTGTTtactaattttcataatttaattaggGATTTTGTAGTCTTGTTGTACAAGAGGCCTTCATcttataattgaaatatttactTGGCCAAATTATTAGTATACTATTGGGTTAGTATTTTGTATCACATGAAGAACAAACCATATCTGAAATTAAGGAAGCATGGTACCTAACAAACTAGAGACAAAAATTCTGTTGTGTTTGCCAGTAGTAGTCTTGTAAAGGGCTATCTGAAATTTACATTGAATAGTTAGTTAGCCAAAATTTTAGGAGTTAATTTGGTTTTAGGCATCCACCTTGCACATAGTTAACTGATATTTGTCTAAAACTTGTTAGAGAAGTTTCTTCTACTTAGCTTATGAGAGAAGCTTCTCAAACTCTAGGTAGTTAGCATAGGTTTACTAAACTAGATACCCAGTTAAGAAGCTCTAGTACAAACTTCTGTTTTTCAATAAGTACAGTGTAAACAAAGTCATTTGAATACTCTGAAtgaattatattcttttttaccaatttctAGAATGTGAGGAGTACTCCTCTTGGATTTGATATCCACCCTTAATTCTTATCTTTGAGTATCCATATTCAAAGAGGAAAATCCTCTTCCAATCATCAACCTTGGATGCTTCGTGGTTTCTTCATTCAATCTCTCTTCCATATTTTGCTCTTCATTTGGTTGTTCTGTGTTATGATCGAATGGTTTAACCAACCCATGGGAGCTTGGCTTTGCTCAATTGCATTGATCTTGTAGAGATTCTAAATCCTCCAAGGAGGCATTCATCAATGTGTTACCATGTGATGATAGATTACATTTTAATACCAATTAACACAGAGTTAAGTAGTCCAACAAATATATAAACGACATCACAGTAGTTAAGATGGGCCAATAATAATTTCTATTTCTAATACCATGCTAGATTTTATCTTAAAACTGAAAAGgcaataaattttatcttaaattcaCATAACATTAAGTGAAATTGCCCAGCAACTATATGAACTGCACCCCAATAATTGATGTATGTAATCTGGAACTTTTCGCCACCAACAATCATCCCAATGATGAGTTAAGTTGGTTGTGACTCAccaacattaaatttattttctaggtTTATCGAATTTCCAAgtttattttctgtttgaaGCATTTGGATAAGTTTTAGTTCTTGTTGAATATAATCACATGCCAGGAAATTGCCAACTTGCTCTTCAAAACAATGATCGATcatattatcttaattttatgtttgaatatttaagAATTTAGGATATCTTATCTGAtctgtataatatattttggacTAGAGTGTTCATAAAATTGGGAATggctttaattttaattgaacttcTTACATCTCGTTCTATTGTCTAGTATTAACTAGGCAACAATATTGATAATGGTTAGAGATGTAGAAATCATGTCAATACTAGTAACCTTCAAAATATGAAGCATGATTCACTTTCATGGTTAGAAATGTAGAAATATGTCACTATTTGTAGCATGGCAAAACTTCATAATGTAGCATGTCATGTACCAGAGAATATTGCAAATCTGGTAACTATGTTTAGTAGTCCAACTATATTAGTGGTACTTGAcctaattattaatatatagatCAGATCATGGGGCTAGTCAGTCAAACCATAGTAGTACTTTGCCTAATTATTAGcatataaaatatgaacatgggGCTAGCTCTTGTTGTAGGCTCAAAAAAATTTGCAATTAAAGCACATCTCACATTCACCAAGAGGCAGATGATTCGGATCCAAAGGCGACAAGTTTGAATTAACTCCATTTGATAAATTTGAGTCCTCAGCTGCATGTAAATAGTCATAATAAGGATCTTGGAAAAATTGTGGATACTTCTATCACAATTCAATCACAATAGCACATACATACCAGTGGCTGCGCTGACAAACAAGAGATCGATTGTGTCAGATTTAGCTTCCTTCGCTAACTTATTCAATTCTGGGAGTGTAAACTTTACTTGGACTTCAGAATTCAAATCAACTTCACCGGAATTTCGGAAGATGAAAATCCGGCCAATTTGATAAACAACATTatccttttttgtttttggtatgttaaaaaacaaaaagctaTTGTCATACAGTTTTACACTAAGAAGTAAGAAACTGGTTAGTATAAGAAATAGAAACTGAATCAGATTTTAAGAAGCAACGCTCCTACCATTGAAATTCCACTTTTAGGAGCCCGCCTAGCCAGACAGACATACATAGGAAAGGCACTTTTCCCATTATTGGTAGTAACCTTCTTTATGCAAACTGTCATTTGTATTCTacatatgcaaaaaaaaaaaaaaaatctcattagCATATCAAAAATTATACTCAGATAGAACATAATGAACGCAATGTCTCATTGGATTATTGTAAATTAAAGCTTATCTGGAAAAGCAAACCccacaatagaaaaaaaaaaaaggagtcatgaacaaaaataagaaacttattGTATCTTCATCTCAAATAGAACAAGATTTTTCCTTCTCttaaaacaagaaattagaaattCATCAAGACAGAAGGAACACGATTGCTAAATATGCTCTTAAGACCAGTTAGATACGCTTGATAGAACAATCTGAATTAACACTCCCGATCCTACTTCATTTTGGAATGACATAAAAAATCTAAACATCAAAGTTTAAGTTTCGAAACTTGATCATTCAACCAAGTAACCTCTTCTTCGTATCAGAGACTAAAGTTGCCTCTAAATTTGTGATAATGGTAAGAAAACACTTCTTTTTGTTTCTCCATTCCCAATATTACATTCATGTCTCTATCTGAATcacaaaaatattcattaccTCATTCAACACACAGAAACTTGACTAAAAGAATcttctaattaattttaaactgaacaTAGAATATACAAAATCATGGACATAATGCATGTAATTGATGCCAATTGATAAAAGGGAGCAAGTTGGAGAAGGAAGtctatatattataacttttacCTCTTATTGTGCTTCTCCTGTATCTTGTAGCGCAAGCATCTTCGAAGGAATACCGGCTGCATAGCAAACACCAATTCTATTAGCAATACAACATGCCATAAGTAATAGTTTATCAGCAACCCAGTATCTTCAAGGACCAGAAAATTTACGAGACATTATACCAAGAATATACAGTCAACTCAGTATCTCATACATATTCTAAATCAAATGATAAGAACAACACAAAATTGTGACAATGCAAATTATTTTAGCAAATAAGATAGAGTACGTTTCCCATAGAACGTGACTGAATAATGTTGCAGAGTTCTACGGGTCTGTAGAAAACAGAAAGGATCTCGTTGGTTGCAAGCTCCTCTTCTGGATTACTTCTGCagggaaaaacatatataatcacTGGTTATGTTATAAATGCttttatcaaatgaaaaatGTGAGGCTAGTCACAAAGGGAAGATACGAAGTTGCACCAGGTACACTTCTTATTAAAGAAGTATCACAATCATATGATATTTACCTGAAACTCTGAATGTTTAAGAATGTAATATTTTCTCTATTGACAAATGCAATTGAAAATGAttcaatatttcataaaaacagcaattattcaaataatgaaaaaatggtACTCATAAATGGATTAGGCTCTGTAGCTACGCCAAAGCCTGAATGTCAAcggataaaaaataaaataaaataacaacaacaacattcatAGCTTGTATCAAGTTGAAAACCACTGAGGTTGCTGATATCACTAGTTACCACAGCAAGTGATATGTGCCTAGTGATGATAGCATAAAGGCATTATTGGAGTAAAAAGCATCATATAGAATTACACAGGTGCATGCTTCTATGCTCATTAATCTTGGAAAGGGGCCCTTATGTCCTTTTGCAtgtcaatgaaaataaattgtttaagcATTCACAAGAATATATCAAAGTATCAAAATGTCCTAagttctcttcttttcttcttttcatctttcctttttccttttataactcacaTAAGGAGAGAATGTAAATCACAAGCCAAGTCCTACTTTTGTAGGAAACAGAAGCGTCAGTGATTTCTCCATTTGTGGGAAACATGACTGGTATATCCAGGTGCATGGAATAACAATGTGCCGTACAAGCATCAATCACACAGCAAGAATCAGagaacaaaaaacataaaaaggggTCAAAACAGATAAAGGGTTCTAAGAACCGAATAAATAGAGAATTCCCTGAACAGAAAAATACAATCTTGACagaaaacaagcaaatggacagggaaaaaaaataaaaactgaaaggTTCTTACTTTGAATGAACTATAAAAGGGGTGAAAGAGATGGAGTAGACAAGTAAGAGTGCAGTGTAAAAGGGAACTTTGAGATTATGAAACCAAACAAATGCTTCAAAAGTGAAGTGTGTGGAGTTTGTGATCATTCATTATTCATTTACTATGATACCTCAGAATTGAACTCAAAATGAAACAATATTGATCTCTCTCCCACTCTGTCTTTGTTTCTCTTTgattaatgataaaaagaagGCTGGTTTTGGTGCAGACTCAGAGGAGTGAAAGTTTGAAATGCAAGCAAGTGAGGTAAGAAAGAAACTCAAAGTTTGGAAACGCTTCTgacaataaactaaaaattacaaaagtaatgaatacaataaatacaacattaataagtgtattaatttatattttaataattacttgaattaacattaatatacaATGATCTTTGTcagatataataaatatattaatttaaactttaatagtTACTTAAATTAACATAACCATAGAGTCATCTTTGTGAGAAATTTGTTTATGTATCATATAATACACGTTAAAATTAACGTTATTAATTTTagcatttaatatatttttaatttttaagtttagatgtgaaattaaaatttattggatcaaattttgatatatttttatcttcaaatttaaaattaataaatataaattttttaattatttgcgTTATgctttttttacatattaaattgtATCTTAGGATAACATTTTGAATTGTAACGTgtcaaatgtaaataattaaaaaaattcataaaaaatatcatttaacatatcataaaatttcataccattaagttaaaatgattatatgtattgatatttaaaatttgaggaCATGTTTCATGGTTTGAGAAtgatgaatttcaattttatatcttggtttaaagaataaaaacatatataattcttaatttaataatcataagcaagtactaaaatttaaattaacatatttgtttaattttcaatataaaagtgcttgaaattattttaaagatataagTTTTTATACGAATCAATCTTTAAAGTTTGTAAAACTTAGCATGcacaaaacatgtttttttttctataattttatctaGTACTAACCAACACTCATTTATATACAACACTCTCAGGTGTTgagtagggatgacaatggGTTAGGTCGAGCACGAATAGTACTTATCCGCAATTTTATCCGTCGAATAAAATTCTATCTGCTATTTGACCCGCTACCCATCGGGTACCCGTTTAAAAAAATACCCGCGAGTATTTTAAAATCCGTgggtacccgcggatacccgcaaaaaataaaaaatatatattttatacattttaaaataaaatttaaataaaattacaatatatatatataatataaattaaattaaattaaatataaattaaaatttatttttaattaaatttaacctaataaaatataatttaatttaatttttaattaaatttaattaaaaatatatataaattaaatttttttattttttcgcATAACGGGTACCGggtcgggtagtatactacccgtaccAAACCCGTTTAGAAGCGGATATTAAATAGCCGCTACCCTTTACTCGTGGGTAGTAAATATCTGCGGATAGAAACTACCCGCGACGGATCTTAACTGCAGATACTCGTGTCCatggatttttttgtcatctctaATGTTTAGGTAAGAAGtggattaatttattttatcttttgtccATGTGAAATCTCTAACACCCCTTTCATGTTAAGATAAGAAGTAAGTTTAATTTACCTTATCTTTagtcaatataaaatttctaataCCCTCTCATGCCAAGTTAAAAAGCCTCACCCAATCGTACAAAAACTttgtaaaatgagatttttgtatcaaaatattataaactcgTAATATCTTTAATCCACATTATATATTCCAGACACTTATATGTCTAAAATGTCaacttatattaataaaatggtTTATTATGTAAAAGAATGTATatagttttcataaaataaataagagtactaaaaattttaatactaatttaattgtttcataataattatcTAGTTATATTTGTGTATGTCATTTTATATTTGTGAATGAATTAGTTTATGAGCTTATTTATTGagtatttttaatctaataaattagtttatcaGTTCGAGATTTATAAAGTAGAAACTTACCAATTATCAACTAAATAGTtaacttgataaaaaaaacaattaataaatgtaaatttgcAAAAGAGATGTacacttatttaatataaaaaatattattatataactataattttttaaaaataattaagttattattaattttttttagtattttttaaaattatttatgtttcttttattatgcAATTGTGTTGATCTAACGGGtattaattcaatttatcttttatttattcgGTGAGAAAAAAATGTACTTCTCAATTTAAACTAGTgtcacattaatttttttttcacaactttCATTATTTTGCAATATGAGTAATTTTCACATGCTATCGTATAATgaattactttattttcttaatgtcAAAATGGGTTTAAAATGCAACGTAACATgtaatctataaaaaaaagttcaaaattaattttaaatattttattcaaactcactgtatcatatataattttagaaaattcaaaatcatcaatataatttataatttaattatattatatttcatttatcttaattcaacttttaacattcaaattcaataaatataatattaatccacactaaaataataaattattcatattttactttgatttttctcaCATTTCACACACTTGATTTGTATCCTTATTTTTATGTCCATTGCTCacatcaaaattttcttcaacaGTTTGGTTGGGAGGATGTCCCATTTGCTTATGCAAAATTTTGGATTGATTTTATGCGTTGATATGATAAGACTTTATGCCAGTTACACTATGTCACTCGTTCTAAGTGTCTTCGAAGTGTGGTCTTgtattatacaaaaaaattatttcgaAAATATATTGTACATTTTGCTATCTATCAATTGTGATATTGAGATTAAATTGCAATTTAACTTTGGAATAAATAGAACATTTTTGAGTTTTAATCATCCATAAAGGAAAAGTAATCCTTATTTGGTAGTCCCATAGGGCACCCTTCCAAGGCTTAACTTTCCTACAAGTTTTCTAGCGTACTTGTCATATGATTGGAGACACTAGTGTTAATATACTATACCTCGGTGACAAAACAGGCAATTGATTGATTGTCAGATAAACACCAATCAAGAAAggtaaaaatcattaatgaccaattaatatgtttaatgatcatattaaatgcgaatatacactatttatgagtgattgacagGTCATATTGCACAAGAATCTGgtattaatggacaattaacatgtattattgaatttgattgtctgatttaatgattaatcaatgtgttTCGCTGCCACAagccttataaaatatattattcacctCCAGCTAAAAGAACCTTGAGTTATCCTAAATAAATATAGACCTCTTTATacaacatatctgacttgaacgtcagagtgtcttttgcaggtcAACCAGCCATCGGAGGATTGTGTTCTCAAAAAGGATTAAAACGATTGAAAGAAAGTGGAGAAGGAAGGTCAACTGACGCTCGTACCAATCccaccgaaacattttggcgcccatcATGGGGTCGAGGGGCATTCCCATGAAACCACGAGGAACCAGAAGCGCCCTCGGTCTCAACATCGCTACTtcgaaaaaatataatattgaatattttattttacccatatttttgtaaaaatatcttgCACGGGAAGGAAGGTTTGAACCAACATTCAACATTATCAGGTTTTAATTCCATCTCATTATAAAAGTAAAggattgaatattttatttaacgcatatatttgtgagtaaaaatatcatgcACAGGAAGGTTCAGACCAATGTTCAACCGTATCAGGTTCTAATGccatctcattataaaaataaaatattgaatattttgcTTTAACGCATGCTTTttgtgagaaaatattttgCACAGGAAGATACAATTCTAATAAAGTCGGACCACTTTTGTTCAACCGTTGGACTTGTTGCAATATTACAAAACCGAGCGGTGGGGCAAGATCCTCATGAACtcccactctcgtcctaaaaACCCATGGAACGTTTTCTAAGAACACCtagtcctaaaccgagcggtgagaCTCTTTACGAATTAACTTTCGTCCTAAAAACCCAGGGAACGTTCTCTAAGAACACCTGGTCCTAACCCAAGCGGTGAGGTTCTCTACGAattcactctcgtcctaaaaaCCCAGGGAACGTTCTCGAAGAACACTtggtcctaaaccgagcggtgaggtTCTCTACGAattcactctcgtcctaaaaaCCCAAGGAACCTTCTCTAAAAACACCtagtcctaaaccgagcggtgggaCAAGCTCCTCGTGAACtcccactctcgtcctaaaaACCCAGGGAACGTTCTCTAAGAACACAtggtcctaaaccgagcggtgaggtTCTATACGaactcactctcgtcctaaaccgagcggtggggAAAGCTCCTCATGAACTTTCACTCTCGTCCCAAAAACCCAGGGAACGTTCTCCGAGAACCCctggtcctaaaccgagcgATGGGGAACGCTCCTCGTGAACTCCCACTCTTGTCCAAATTTGTCCGGCATAATTAAACCCCTTCACACCTGCAAACAGCTgctcggggcttggggggcttaatGTACTATACCTCGATGACCAACCAACCAAGAAGAACCCGAAGCCAAAACAGGCAACCGACCGGTGGTCAGATAAACACAAATAAGGAAAggtaaaaatcattaatgaccaattaatatgtttaatggtcatattaaatgtgaatatacgctatttatgagtgattgatAGGTCATATTGCACAGAAATATAGTATTAATGGGcaattaacaggtattattgaatttgattgtctgatttaatgattaatcaatgtgcTTTGTTGCCACAAGccttataaaatatgttattcaCCTTCAGGTAAAAGAACCTTGAGCtatcctaaataaaatatatacctCTTTATACAATATATCttacttgagcgtcagagtgtcttttgcaggtcAACCACCCATCGGAGGATTGTGTTCTCATAAAGGATTAAAACGACTGAAAGAGAGTGAAGAAGGAAGGTCGACCGACCCTCAGACCAATCCCACCGAAACAGTTAATAATCCACAAGTCACATTCTTTCTTATCAGTCgtcttttcaatttcatttgcTTGCAAGAATTCAACATGGTTGTCAAGATCTACAATTGCTCGTTACTCGATTTTGCCACTTCTGATTTTTTGCTTCAAGTCACTACTATTTGCACGAATATGCGCCACATTGACACGAGTCATTTATTCTTTCCCTCAAAAGGGCATTATTCTTTGTTGATTTCTTAGattacttttgttttcatttcgTGGCCTCTCTCCCCATCATTATGGATAACCAATGATCTGAAGTAATTTCCCTCATCAGGTCTTGTTTTTCCAcaacactaaattgatttttcttttgcttcatTGTGCAACTTGTTCTTAGTCATCATATTACACTTACATCTCCAACATTTACATTATGGGATTTGCTCGTAATTTGCTAGTTCATCCTGCAATGTTTATAACTTCCCATAACAGACAACGATAGTCATTCTTTATTGTTTGCATTATGTCAACTCTGACTTTAGTTGTTGGATTCTTGGTTCATTCATAACCGAGAAACGTTCATTGATATCATCCTACATGTCCTTTGCATTTTTCATGTAGGCAACAATGGAACACGAACTAAATTCTACGGTGTTTAGTATCCAATACATAAGCATTAATTGAGTTGTCCACCAATCTTTTATCTTGGATATGTCTTCTTTAAGTTCCTTATGAGTTCCGTCCATGAAACTCCATTTTCTTTGAGGTCACAAAGAGATATCCATTGCTCTAACTTATTTCTCACAATTTTCTCCCTTTAATTGCATTTGTGTAATCACATTTTTGGGATTATCACTAACATTCGTATCGTATGGCAATGGATTTTCTTCGAGGCCGTAAAAAGATCTCCATCGCCCTAGCCTACTCCTCatagttttctctttttaattgcACTAGTGTAatcatatttttgaaattatcgTTGGCATCAAGATTGCAGGGCAATGGCATTTATCTTCATTGCCTTGGTTTTAATCTTTTCATTTCTCTATGCCATTCTAGTAGTGCAATTGTGTTCTCGGACTGTTGGATATCAGAGCTAGGTTAAGCTTTGTTACCATGCcaaaatgtattataaaattgttattttgtatTGATTAGGATACACCAATATATACATAAAGCATGAAAAAAATTCATAGGCTACAATTATGCCAACTAATATGGTTGGTATCGTACAAATTAATATGCATTGTTGTCATGCCAAGATAAATAAGGAAATCATAATAATGTCCAATCATGACATGatacaatatatattatattcttataaGGGGGAGGGAGACAGAGATCATGGAGGAAGGGTGGAAGAGGTAAAAGGATACTCGAAAGGAAGAGGAAGGGTGAAAAAGGTGAAAAGATACTGGGAA
This genomic interval from Vigna radiata var. radiata cultivar VC1973A chromosome 8, Vradiata_ver6, whole genome shotgun sequence contains the following:
- the LOC106770142 gene encoding polycomb group protein EMBRYONIC FLOWER 2-like, with amino-acid sequence MLRPRALLVPRGFMGMPLDPMMGAKMFRSNPEEELATNEILSVFYRPVELCNIIQSRSMGNPVFLRRCLRYKIQEKHNKRIQMTVCIKKVTTNNGKSAFPMYVCLARRAPKSGISMDNVVYQIGRIFIFRNSGEVDLNSEVQVKFTLPELNKLAKEAKSDTIDLLFVSAATAEDSNLSNGVNSNLSPLDPNHLPLGESGEYCLLGTTHLESIYMAWNYLPSFRLGHRTEICTTLDLFPCILKSDFQNQGAKVSIQRPSNGKNMSISEIHISISAEEFGSKEKYSSYKLYFLRFIAELLHRIPKSGAKQPILKLFLQDGW